The window CGCACGCCCCGGTTAGCGAAGACCCCGTAGGCGCTGACCATGTCGTAGAGGATGACGTCGGCCGAGCCCAGGGCTAAAGACAGCACCGCCGGCAGGGAGGTCTTGATGCCCATCTTGCGGGCATAGCTGATGACGTTGCTGGGGCCCACGCTTTGGATCAGCTTGACCGCGATCAAATTTTTGGAAAGGGCCAGGGCCTTGCGCAGCGAGATGGGGCCGTCGAATTTGCCGTCATAGTTGCCGGGGTACCAGGCGTTGCCCGAACCGTCGTCGTCCACCACGATCGGGGCGTCCACCATCACGTCGCCCGGGGAAAAACCGTTGTCCACGGCCGCGGTGTAGACGAAGGGCTTGAAGGCCGAGCCGGCCTGGCGCTTGGCCTGGACTGCCCGGTTGAACTTGCTGACCAAAAAATCCCGGCCGCCGATCAGGGCCAGCACCCGGCCATTGTGGGGATTGATGGCCATCAGGGCCGTCTGGATATAGGGGGTGTTGGTCACGCCCTCCTCGGTATTGGGGGGCTTGAATTCCTTGCGCTTGGGCTTGAATTTATAGGTCTCCTCTAACTTCTGCATCCAGGTTTCGGAGACTTGGTTGGCCATCCGCTGCACCTCCAGGTCCAGTGACGAATAGACCACCATCCTTCCCTGGTAGATGGCGTTAGCCCCGTATTTAGCCTCCAGGTACTTGCGGATCTCCTCCACAAAATAGGGGGCGTCGTTGAGCCGCAGTTCCTTGGGCTTCAGCTTCAGGCTTTCCCGGGAAGCGGCCTCGGCCTGGGGTCTTTTAATGACGTCGGTCTGGACCATGGCTTCCAACACCGTGGCCCGACGTTTGAGGGCGGATCCCGAGCGGTCATAGGGCGAATAAAGGGTGGGACCCTTGGGCAGTCCGGCCAGCAGGGCGGCCTCGGACAGGGTCAGGCTGTCCACATGCTTGCCGAAATACAGCTGGGCCGCGGTCTCGGCGCCGTAGGCTCCGTTGCCGTAGTAGATCTGGTTGAAATACAGCGCCAGGATCTCGTCCTTGGAAAAAAGCCGCTCGATCTTCAAGGCCAGAATGGCCTCGGCGATCTTGCGGGAGATGGTGCGATCCTGGGTCAAGAACAGATTGCGGGCCAGCTGCTGGGTGATGGTGGATGCTCCCCGCAGGCGTTTGGTGCGGCGCAGGGCAAAATCCTTCAACGCCGCGGCGCAGCCGAACAGGTCCACGCCCCAGTGCCTTCTGAAACTGCGGTCCTCGATGGCGATGGTGGCGTCCACTAATATTTTGGGGATCCGGGCCAGCGGTACCACTATCCGGTGCTCTTCGGCGAACTCGTAGATCAACTGCTGGTTGGCGTCGAAGACCTTGGTGCCCTGCTTGGGCTGGATGTCCTCCAATGCCTTGGTGGAGGGCAGGGTCCGGGAGTAGAAGACGAAGGCCCCGGCCCCCAACCCCAAAAAGAAAAAAAAGGCCAGCCCGGCCGCAAAGGCGAATTTAGCGGTATAGCGGACGAACTTGCCGGAGGTTTTACGGGCGTTGAAGAATTCTTTGGTCCTGAATAAAAATCCGGACATAGCGGTAAAAGGTTTTTGATTTTTGTCTTTGGTTGATATTTGGCTTATAACGTTAAT is drawn from candidate division TA06 bacterium and contains these coding sequences:
- a CDS encoding PBP1A family penicillin-binding protein translates to MSGFLFRTKEFFNARKTSGKFVRYTAKFAFAAGLAFFFFLGLGAGAFVFYSRTLPSTKALEDIQPKQGTKVFDANQQLIYEFAEEHRIVVPLARIPKILVDATIAIEDRSFRRHWGVDLFGCAAALKDFALRRTKRLRGASTITQQLARNLFLTQDRTISRKIAEAILALKIERLFSKDEILALYFNQIYYGNGAYGAETAAQLYFGKHVDSLTLSEAALLAGLPKGPTLYSPYDRSGSALKRRATVLEAMVQTDVIKRPQAEAASRESLKLKPKELRLNDAPYFVEEIRKYLEAKYGANAIYQGRMVVYSSLDLEVQRMANQVSETWMQKLEETYKFKPKRKEFKPPNTEEGVTNTPYIQTALMAINPHNGRVLALIGGRDFLVSKFNRAVQAKRQAGSAFKPFVYTAAVDNGFSPGDVMVDAPIVVDDDGSGNAWYPGNYDGKFDGPISLRKALALSKNLIAVKLIQSVGPSNVISYARKMGIKTSLPAVLSLALGSADVILYDMVSAYGVFANRGVRVEPVLILKITDRAGAVLEENKPYAEEVLSPQTAYIMAHMMKTVLDGGTAYSARLSGFAKPAAGKTGTTNDYTDTWFIGYTPDLVCGVWVGFDQKIMIYEGATGAGIALPVWTEFMKLATAKSSGADFPVPAGISNATVCTESGLLATPACPKVRPEVFITANIPTQMCNIHKMQDLNLQGKDYNFEQLDKGSLNNPE